In Variovorax paradoxus, a single genomic region encodes these proteins:
- the gdhA gene encoding NADP-specific glutamate dehydrogenase yields the protein MKHASVGGFLAHVAQRNPGQPEYLQAVTEVMESLWPYIEQHPKYTGHSLLERLVEPERVVMFRVSWVDDHGEVQVNRGFRIQHSLAIGPYKGGLRFHPSVNLSILKFLAFEQTFKNALTTLPMGGGKGGADFDPKGKSQGEVMRFCQAFVSELFRHIGSDTDVPAGDVGVGGREVGFMAGMVKKLTNRADCVFTGKGLSFGGSLIRPEATGYGNVYFAQEMLKRKGRGFEGMRVSVSGAGNVAQYTIEKAMALGAKVVTVSDSSGTVVDEDGFTTEKLAVLMDVKNHLYGRVSDYAERTGARFVAGATPWHVPVDVALPSATQNELNEEDARMLVKNGVVCVAEGANMPSTMDAVKVFEGHGVLYAPGKASNAGGVATSGLEMSQNAARLSWTRDEVDARLLQIMQGIHESCLHYGARKDGGVSYVDGANIAGFVRVADAMLAQGVV from the coding sequence ATGAAGCACGCATCCGTCGGGGGTTTCCTGGCACATGTCGCACAACGCAACCCCGGACAGCCCGAGTACCTGCAAGCCGTGACCGAGGTCATGGAAAGCCTTTGGCCCTACATCGAGCAGCACCCGAAATACACCGGCCACAGCCTGCTGGAGCGGCTGGTCGAACCCGAGCGCGTGGTGATGTTCCGCGTGTCCTGGGTCGACGACCACGGCGAGGTGCAGGTCAACCGCGGCTTTCGCATCCAGCACAGCCTGGCCATCGGGCCGTACAAGGGCGGCCTGCGCTTCCATCCGTCGGTCAACCTGTCGATCCTCAAGTTCCTGGCCTTCGAACAGACCTTCAAGAACGCGCTGACCACGCTGCCCATGGGCGGCGGCAAGGGCGGCGCCGACTTCGACCCCAAGGGCAAGAGCCAGGGCGAGGTGATGCGCTTCTGCCAGGCCTTCGTGAGCGAGCTGTTCCGCCACATCGGCTCCGACACCGACGTGCCGGCGGGCGACGTGGGCGTGGGCGGGCGCGAGGTGGGCTTCATGGCCGGCATGGTCAAGAAACTGACCAACCGCGCCGACTGCGTCTTCACCGGCAAGGGCCTGAGCTTCGGCGGCTCGCTGATCCGCCCCGAGGCCACCGGCTACGGCAACGTCTACTTCGCGCAGGAAATGCTCAAGCGCAAGGGCCGCGGCTTCGAGGGCATGCGCGTGAGCGTCTCGGGCGCGGGCAACGTCGCGCAGTACACCATCGAAAAGGCGATGGCGCTGGGCGCCAAGGTGGTGACGGTGTCGGATTCGAGCGGTACGGTGGTCGACGAAGACGGCTTCACGACCGAGAAGCTCGCGGTGCTGATGGACGTCAAGAACCATCTCTACGGCCGCGTCAGCGACTACGCCGAGCGCACCGGCGCGCGCTTCGTGGCCGGCGCCACGCCGTGGCACGTGCCGGTCGACGTGGCGCTGCCCAGCGCCACGCAGAATGAACTCAACGAGGAAGACGCGCGCATGCTCGTGAAGAACGGCGTGGTCTGCGTGGCCGAAGGCGCCAACATGCCCTCGACCATGGACGCGGTGAAGGTGTTCGAAGGCCACGGCGTGCTGTATGCGCCGGGCAAGGCGAGCAACGCGGGCGGCGTGGCGACATCGGGCCTGGAGATGAGCCAGAACGCCGCGCGCCTTTCATGGACGCGCGACGAGGTCGACGCCCGCCTGCTGCAGATCATGCAGGGCATCCACGAGTCGTGCCTGCACTACGGCGCGCGCAAGGACGGTGGCGTGAGCTACGTCGACGGCGCGAACATCGCCGGCTTCGTGCGCGTGGCCGACGCGATGCTGGCGCAGGGCGTGGTCTGA
- the tssB gene encoding type VI secretion system contractile sheath small subunit, translated as MSNSLQKWVGRNRPPRVQITYDVEIGDAVEKKELPLVVGLLADLSGQPVQPLPKLKERRFVEIDRDNFDEVLGNISPRLDLSVSDTLKGDGNLKIELNFKEFGDFHPEAIVSQVPRLAKLLEARQQLRDLLAKLDGNDELDDLLENVVKNSEDLKAVQSQAKAEAGTAAPAAAPQAAAETQTSTEAEAPAA; from the coding sequence ATGTCGAATAGCTTGCAAAAATGGGTCGGCCGCAATCGTCCGCCGCGCGTCCAGATCACCTATGACGTCGAGATCGGCGACGCCGTCGAGAAGAAAGAGCTGCCGCTGGTCGTGGGCCTGCTGGCCGACCTGTCGGGCCAGCCCGTGCAGCCCCTGCCGAAGCTCAAGGAGCGCCGCTTCGTCGAGATCGACCGCGACAACTTCGACGAAGTGCTCGGCAACATCTCGCCCCGCCTCGACCTGTCGGTGTCCGACACCCTCAAGGGCGACGGCAACCTGAAGATCGAACTGAACTTCAAGGAGTTCGGCGACTTCCACCCCGAAGCCATCGTGAGCCAGGTGCCCCGCCTGGCCAAGCTGCTCGAAGCCCGCCAGCAACTGCGCGACCTGCTCGCCAAGCTCGACGGCAACGACGAACTCGACGACCTGCTCGAGAACGTGGTGAAGAACAGCGAAGACCTCAAGGCCGTCCAGAGCCAGGCCAAGGCCGAAGCCGGCACCGCCGCGCCCGCCGCCGCCCCCCAGGCCGCCGCCGAAACCCAGACGTCCACCGAAGCCGAAGCTCCGGCTGCGTGA
- the tssG gene encoding type VI secretion system baseplate subunit TssG: MGADDGPAGRAVIEELSARPQDFNLFQAISLLERAAPDAVPVGRSQGPREREAVRLHAFVSLAFEASDVREVDTDAPTGEPFSLTTPALSLGGSGGPLPMPVTEMLLERRQRRDHATADFLDIFNHRFLAFLYRSRRKHHVALNPHSPSSSTLASTLDAASALGLRSGVRAPDGSALWLRHAGLLGGAPRGMTALLALLRDRLGVQVQGTQFRGRWLALEPDASARLDMRTPLGGGAVLGKRVWDQGAGIRLTFSDLSQQRLRDLLPRGADHALAKWLVRRFIPQDLKVEMELQLAPAERRSSLLGAANPMRLGWTSWVAGPSFRGTLPPVQHTLTSDAGDAGGAPGA; encoded by the coding sequence ATGGGCGCCGATGACGGGCCGGCAGGTCGTGCTGTGATCGAAGAACTCAGCGCCCGCCCGCAGGACTTCAACCTGTTCCAGGCCATCAGCCTGCTCGAGCGCGCCGCGCCCGACGCGGTGCCCGTGGGGCGCTCGCAAGGCCCGCGCGAACGCGAGGCCGTGCGGCTGCACGCCTTCGTCTCGCTGGCCTTCGAGGCCAGCGACGTGCGCGAGGTCGACACCGACGCCCCCACCGGCGAGCCCTTCTCGCTCACCACGCCCGCGCTCTCGCTGGGCGGCAGCGGCGGCCCGCTGCCGATGCCCGTCACCGAGATGCTGCTGGAGCGCCGGCAGCGGCGCGACCACGCGACGGCCGACTTCCTCGACATCTTCAACCACCGCTTCCTGGCCTTCCTGTACCGCAGCCGCCGCAAGCACCATGTGGCGCTCAACCCGCACTCGCCTTCCAGCTCGACCCTGGCGTCCACGCTGGATGCCGCCAGCGCGCTGGGCCTGCGCTCCGGCGTGCGCGCGCCCGACGGCTCTGCCCTGTGGCTGCGCCATGCGGGCCTGCTGGGCGGTGCGCCGCGCGGCATGACCGCCCTGCTGGCGCTGCTGCGCGACCGTCTCGGCGTGCAGGTGCAGGGCACGCAGTTCCGCGGCCGCTGGCTCGCGCTGGAGCCCGATGCCTCGGCGCGGCTGGACATGCGCACGCCGCTGGGCGGCGGCGCCGTGCTCGGCAAGCGCGTGTGGGACCAGGGCGCCGGCATCCGCCTCACGTTCAGCGACCTGAGCCAGCAGCGCCTGCGCGACCTGCTGCCCCGGGGCGCCGACCATGCGCTCGCCAAATGGCTGGTGCGCCGCTTCATTCCGCAGGACCTGAAGGTCGAGATGGAACTGCAACTGGCGCCCGCCGAACGGCGCAGCAGCCTGCTCGGCGCCGCGAACCCGATGCGCCTGGGCTGGACCTCGTGGGTCGCCGGCCCTTCTTTCCGGGGCACGCTGCCCCCCGTTCAACACACCCTGACCAGCGACGCCGGCGATGCCGGCGGCGCGCCCGGCGCCTGA
- a CDS encoding Hcp family type VI secretion system effector codes for MPIYLKMPGVTGQTQIEGHKDEMEVQSFQFGAGLAVTSGTSNQERTAGKPSFSEITVTRTTDSATPQLMQKLAGGEVFAGDTIITFPREDKSGLLPLMVVTLTDVILSGFSVSSGGDLPQESISLNYAAIKVEYTKQKEEGGQEGVAPFGWDLSKNTAVA; via the coding sequence ATGCCTATCTACCTCAAGATGCCCGGTGTGACCGGCCAGACCCAGATCGAGGGCCACAAGGACGAAATGGAAGTCCAGAGCTTCCAGTTCGGCGCCGGCCTCGCCGTGACCTCGGGCACCTCCAACCAGGAGCGCACCGCGGGCAAGCCCAGCTTCTCCGAGATCACGGTGACCCGCACCACCGACTCGGCCACGCCCCAGCTGATGCAGAAGCTGGCCGGCGGCGAAGTGTTCGCGGGCGACACCATCATCACCTTCCCGCGCGAAGACAAGAGCGGCCTGCTGCCCCTGATGGTCGTGACCCTGACCGACGTGATCCTCAGCGGCTTCTCGGTGTCCAGCGGCGGCGACCTGCCCCAGGAAAGCATCTCGCTGAACTACGCGGCCATCAAGGTCGAATACACCAAGCAGAAGGAAGAAGGCGGCCAGGAAGGCGTCGCACCGTTCGGCTGGGATCTGTCGAAGAACACCGCGGTCGCGTGA
- the tssE gene encoding type VI secretion system baseplate subunit TssE: protein MSELVKGGVAPLFDRLASALSEHAHGVHLETMESVQDSIGRELRQLFNTRSPLSMADYAQGSGTVLEYGIPDFSALSAQNTTDLQQLAAVLRQAVQRYEPRLSEVSVQVSATPNRHEVARVRIGAQARAGLALRRVDFEMLLGTPDSLMKVA from the coding sequence GTGTCCGAACTTGTCAAAGGGGGCGTCGCGCCCCTGTTCGACCGGCTGGCGTCGGCGCTGTCCGAGCACGCCCATGGGGTGCATCTCGAGACGATGGAGTCCGTGCAGGACTCCATCGGCCGCGAGCTGCGCCAGCTTTTCAACACCCGTTCGCCGCTGTCGATGGCCGACTACGCGCAAGGCAGCGGCACGGTGCTGGAGTACGGCATTCCCGATTTCTCCGCGCTCAGCGCGCAGAACACCACCGACCTGCAACAGCTTGCCGCAGTGCTGCGCCAGGCTGTGCAGCGCTATGAGCCGCGCCTGTCGGAAGTGAGCGTGCAGGTCAGCGCCACGCCCAACCGGCATGAAGTCGCGCGGGTGCGCATCGGTGCGCAGGCGCGGGCCGGGCTCGCGCTGCGCCGCGTCGACTTCGAGATGCTGCTCGGCACGCCGGACAGCCTGATGAAAGTCGCCTGA
- a CDS encoding phosphatidate phosphatase App1 family protein — MSDGAPQPTTAAPGLRRRSLVAGAVLVAGLAPLRALSAAEPLEPDEEALFMNGTARPTADGRLEVDIHAWIFEREHRWGLDTALARYLGLSLRKLSPAARLRFRQRTALFHAESEEDKVIDVVFDGSPARITMPASGKDGRSNLRIVIDAPRDAREWVRFHGVTGPGELLHRFRGEALVVPAEGVSVISDIDDTIKRTQVRDRREMLLNTFARRFEAAPRMAAWYRALAEKPDTRFHYLSASPIQLYPALSDFIRSAGFPAGSMHLRESTTWRTLVPDDEDSRAHKLGTIERLLAEFPQRRFVLIGDSGEADPEIYAQVFRAHPARIDSMVIRDVTGEGRTSERYRAIFDGIDPMRWHLVMPDTTAWPAQALN; from the coding sequence ATGAGCGACGGCGCCCCGCAACCGACGACAGCCGCGCCGGGCTTGCGGCGCCGGTCGTTGGTGGCAGGGGCAGTGCTTGTCGCCGGCCTCGCGCCGCTTCGGGCCCTGAGCGCCGCCGAGCCGCTGGAGCCCGACGAGGAAGCGCTCTTCATGAACGGCACGGCGCGCCCCACCGCCGATGGCCGGCTCGAGGTCGACATCCACGCCTGGATCTTCGAGCGCGAGCACCGCTGGGGCCTGGACACGGCGCTCGCCCGCTACCTCGGCCTGAGCCTGCGAAAGCTCTCCCCGGCGGCAAGGCTGCGCTTCAGGCAACGCACCGCGCTGTTCCATGCGGAGTCGGAAGAAGACAAGGTCATCGACGTCGTCTTCGATGGCAGCCCCGCGCGCATCACCATGCCGGCCTCGGGCAAGGACGGGCGCAGCAACCTGCGCATCGTGATCGACGCGCCGCGCGATGCGCGCGAGTGGGTGCGGTTCCACGGCGTGACCGGACCTGGCGAACTGCTGCACCGCTTCAGGGGCGAGGCGCTGGTGGTGCCGGCCGAAGGCGTGTCGGTCATCTCGGACATCGACGACACCATCAAGCGCACGCAGGTGCGCGACCGGCGCGAGATGCTGCTGAACACCTTCGCGCGCCGCTTCGAGGCCGCGCCGCGCATGGCGGCCTGGTACCGCGCGCTGGCGGAGAAGCCCGACACGCGCTTTCACTACCTCTCGGCAAGCCCCATACAGCTTTACCCGGCGCTTTCCGATTTCATTCGCAGCGCCGGCTTTCCCGCCGGCAGCATGCACCTGCGCGAGAGCACGACGTGGCGCACGCTGGTTCCCGACGACGAGGATTCGCGCGCGCACAAGCTCGGCACCATCGAGCGGCTGCTGGCCGAGTTTCCGCAGCGCCGCTTCGTGCTGATCGGCGACTCGGGCGAGGCCGATCCGGAAATCTACGCACAGGTTTTTCGCGCGCATCCTGCGCGCATCGACAGCATGGTGATCCGCGATGTGACCGGCGAAGGCCGCACCAGCGAACGCTACCGCGCGATCTTCGACGGCATCGATCCGATGCGCTGGCACCTCGTGATGCCCGACACCACGGCATGGCCCGCCCAGGCGCTGAATTGA
- the tssC gene encoding type VI secretion system contractile sheath large subunit, which yields MANKSKAAEAGSAATTVTTSDMSLLDKIVYEGKMTTEPSQGAYAKKLIGQLASQILDEGMKTSPDKGVVTLINERVAEIDRLLTDQLNAILHAPEFQALEGSWRGLHDMVFGTETGSNLKLRLLNVSKKDLLKDLETAVDHDTSVLFKKIYEEEYGTYGGHPYSLLIGDYYFSRHPQDIALLERVSRVAAAAHAPFIAAAAPALFDFKSFTELGIPRDLSKTFESAELASWRSFRESEDSRYVSLVLPSYAARLPYGAKTIPVENFNYEEDVDGSDHGKYLWANAAYQLGLRITQAHSMYGWTTAIRGVEGGGKVDGMVAHAYKTDEGDIALKPPTEVTITDRREKELSDLGFIAIVNSKGSNTAAFFGGQTVNKPKVYDKDAANANAAVSARLPYILAASRFAHYLKVIVRDKIGSFQTQADMQKHLNNWVANYVLVSPSAPQAMKAKYPLSQARVDVTEVPGKPGSYRAIAFLKPHFQLEELSASIRLVADLPAAAA from the coding sequence ATGGCCAACAAATCCAAAGCCGCCGAAGCCGGCAGCGCAGCGACCACCGTCACGACCAGTGACATGAGCCTGCTCGACAAGATCGTCTACGAAGGCAAGATGACGACCGAGCCTTCGCAGGGCGCCTACGCGAAGAAGCTGATCGGTCAGCTCGCCTCGCAGATCCTCGACGAAGGCATGAAGACCAGCCCCGACAAGGGCGTGGTCACGCTGATCAACGAGCGCGTCGCCGAGATCGACCGCCTGCTGACCGACCAGCTCAACGCGATCCTGCACGCCCCCGAGTTCCAGGCCCTCGAAGGCTCCTGGCGCGGCCTGCACGACATGGTGTTCGGCACCGAGACCGGCAGCAACCTCAAGCTGCGCCTGCTGAACGTGAGCAAGAAGGACCTGCTCAAGGACCTGGAGACCGCCGTCGACCACGACACCAGCGTGCTCTTCAAGAAGATCTACGAAGAGGAATACGGCACCTACGGCGGCCACCCCTACTCGCTCCTGATCGGCGACTACTACTTCAGCCGCCATCCGCAGGACATCGCCCTGCTGGAACGCGTCTCGCGCGTGGCCGCCGCCGCGCACGCGCCCTTCATCGCCGCCGCCGCCCCCGCGCTGTTCGACTTCAAGTCGTTCACCGAACTGGGCATTCCGCGCGACCTCTCCAAGACCTTCGAGAGCGCCGAGCTCGCCTCGTGGCGCAGCTTCCGCGAATCGGAAGATTCGCGCTACGTGTCGCTGGTGCTGCCCAGCTACGCCGCCCGCCTGCCCTACGGCGCCAAGACCATCCCCGTCGAGAACTTCAACTACGAAGAAGACGTGGACGGCTCCGACCACGGCAAGTACCTGTGGGCCAACGCGGCCTACCAGCTCGGCCTGCGCATCACGCAGGCACACTCGATGTACGGCTGGACCACGGCCATCCGCGGCGTCGAAGGCGGCGGCAAGGTCGACGGCATGGTGGCCCACGCCTACAAGACGGACGAAGGCGACATCGCCCTGAAGCCGCCGACGGAAGTGACCATCACCGACCGCCGCGAAAAGGAACTGAGCGACCTGGGCTTCATCGCCATCGTCAATTCCAAGGGTTCGAACACCGCGGCCTTCTTCGGCGGCCAGACCGTGAACAAGCCCAAGGTGTACGACAAGGACGCGGCCAACGCCAACGCGGCCGTCTCGGCCCGCCTGCCCTACATCCTGGCGGCCTCGCGTTTCGCGCACTACCTGAAGGTGATCGTGCGCGACAAGATCGGCAGCTTCCAGACGCAGGCCGACATGCAGAAGCACCTGAACAACTGGGTGGCCAACTACGTGCTGGTGAGCCCCTCGGCGCCGCAGGCCATGAAGGCCAAGTACCCGCTGAGCCAGGCCCGCGTGGACGTGACCGAAGTGCCGGGCAAGCCGGGCTCGTACCGCGCCATCGCCTTCCTGAAGCCGCACTTCCAGCTCGAGGAACTCTCGGCCTCCATCCGCCTGGTGGCCGACCTGCCGGCCGCGGCCGCCTGA
- the tssF gene encoding type VI secretion system baseplate subunit TssF, giving the protein MQHSDLLQYYKRELSYLRGQGADFAQRYPKVASRLSLHGGESLDPHTERLIESVAFLSARVHRDLDQEFPDVAYALLDNLCPSLVQPLPSMSVAQFTLDPTQGKVTAGFRVPRHTMLNARTAHPHSAPGQAPQSRECRFRTAWDTVLWPLRVSHAAIDTDAVLRLTLECDAGTDFAELEIDNLRIHLQGDWMLTMPLYDALVAGVKSVGVMPEGGALQMLPPDAWREVGFAEGEEVLPQPANAQPAYGLLQEYFAFPRKFHFFDLHHLRARLGRGQRCDLVFQLDRPTRALRHLDAENFQLGCTPIVNLFPRVSEPLVMDQRHYEYMLVPDRQRDATTEVHSIVSVIASDPDADKPVNVPGFAALGHVDGAQGAQGSQGAVFWAARREPCLRQNIPGTDVFLSFVDQGKTHSRPAQPVVYAHLLCTNRRLAEQVPVGARLVAEGPSQPTSVRCLYEPTAQRDPPLGSETLWRLVSLLTLNHQSLVDGSTGREQLREMLLLFASDSRRDHAQIRGIAGLSARGVTAHVGTEAWRGYCRGTQVTLEFEDDAFVGGSPLMMSAVLARFFAMYTSVNSFVRLVVRDGDEVRKQWAPMTGRQVVL; this is encoded by the coding sequence ATCCAGCACAGCGACCTGCTGCAGTACTACAAGCGCGAACTGTCCTACCTGCGAGGACAGGGGGCGGACTTCGCCCAGCGCTACCCCAAGGTCGCCTCCCGGCTCTCGCTGCACGGCGGCGAATCGCTGGACCCGCATACCGAGCGGCTGATCGAATCGGTCGCCTTTCTTTCGGCGCGCGTGCACCGAGACCTCGACCAGGAATTTCCCGACGTCGCCTACGCGCTGCTCGACAACCTCTGCCCGTCGCTGGTGCAGCCGCTGCCCTCGATGTCGGTGGCGCAGTTCACGCTCGACCCGACGCAGGGCAAGGTCACGGCCGGCTTTCGCGTGCCGCGCCACACCATGCTGAATGCGCGCACCGCGCATCCGCATTCCGCGCCGGGCCAGGCCCCGCAGTCGCGCGAATGCCGCTTCCGCACCGCCTGGGACACCGTGCTGTGGCCGCTGCGCGTCTCGCATGCCGCCATCGACACCGACGCCGTACTGCGGCTCACGCTCGAGTGCGACGCCGGCACCGACTTCGCCGAGCTCGAGATCGACAACCTGCGCATTCACCTGCAGGGCGACTGGATGCTCACCATGCCGCTGTACGACGCGCTGGTGGCGGGCGTGAAGTCGGTCGGCGTCATGCCCGAAGGCGGCGCGCTGCAGATGCTGCCGCCCGACGCATGGCGCGAGGTCGGCTTCGCCGAAGGCGAAGAGGTGCTGCCGCAGCCCGCCAACGCACAGCCCGCCTACGGCCTGCTGCAGGAGTACTTCGCGTTTCCGCGCAAGTTCCATTTCTTCGACCTGCATCACCTGCGCGCGCGCCTGGGCCGCGGGCAGCGCTGCGACCTGGTGTTCCAGCTCGACCGGCCCACGCGCGCGCTGCGGCACCTGGACGCCGAGAACTTCCAGCTCGGCTGCACGCCCATCGTCAACCTGTTCCCGCGCGTGAGCGAGCCGCTGGTGATGGACCAGCGCCACTACGAATACATGCTGGTGCCCGACCGCCAGCGCGACGCGACCACCGAAGTGCATTCCATCGTCTCGGTGATCGCCTCCGACCCGGACGCCGACAAGCCGGTGAACGTGCCGGGCTTCGCCGCGCTCGGCCATGTGGACGGCGCCCAGGGCGCGCAGGGTTCGCAGGGCGCCGTGTTCTGGGCCGCCCGGCGCGAGCCCTGCCTGCGCCAGAACATTCCGGGCACCGACGTCTTCCTGTCTTTCGTCGACCAGGGCAAGACGCACAGCCGGCCCGCGCAACCTGTGGTGTATGCGCACCTGCTGTGCACCAACCGCCGGCTGGCCGAGCAAGTGCCCGTGGGCGCGCGGCTGGTGGCCGAAGGCCCGTCGCAGCCCACCAGCGTGCGCTGCCTTTACGAGCCCACCGCACAGCGCGACCCGCCGCTGGGCAGCGAGACGCTGTGGCGGCTGGTGTCGCTGCTCACGCTCAACCACCAGTCGCTGGTGGACGGCTCCACCGGCCGCGAGCAGCTGCGCGAGATGCTGCTGCTGTTCGCCTCCGACAGCCGGCGCGACCACGCGCAGATCCGCGGCATCGCCGGGCTCTCGGCGCGCGGCGTCACCGCCCACGTGGGCACCGAGGCCTGGCGCGGCTACTGCCGCGGCACGCAGGTCACGCTCGAATTCGAGGACGACGCCTTCGTCGGCGGCTCCCCTCTCATGATGTCGGCCGTGCTCGCGCGGTTCTTCGCCATGTACACCTCGGTGAACTCCTTCGTGCGCCTGGTGGTGCGCGACGGCGACGAAGTGCGCAAGCAATGGGCGCCGATGACGGGCCGGCAGGTCGTGCTGTGA